In Nitrospinota bacterium, one genomic interval encodes:
- a CDS encoding archease — MKKFKLIETTADIGVVATGDSLREAFTNTASGLFSIMTETDKVEKKDALPFSAEGDNLENLLINWLNELIYLQEINDFFGKEVVIKEFVEKSLKGEIWGEKIDRNRHILGTEVKAATYHNLEIRDKNGNWMIKVIFDI, encoded by the coding sequence ATGAAGAAGTTTAAACTGATTGAGACCACTGCTGATATAGGTGTTGTTGCAACAGGGGATTCATTACGAGAGGCTTTTACAAATACAGCTTCTGGCTTATTCTCCATAATGACAGAAACAGATAAAGTCGAAAAGAAAGATGCTCTTCCATTTAGTGCAGAGGGAGATAATCTTGAGAACCTATTGATTAATTGGTTAAATGAGCTTATTTACCTCCAAGAGATAAACGATTTTTTCGGTAAAGAGGTTGTTATAAAAGAGTTCGTTGAAAAAAGTCTTAAAGGAGAGATATGGGGAGAGAAGATAGATAGAAATAGACATATACTCGGAACAGAGGTTAAAGCAGCTACCTATCATAATCTTGAGATAAGAGATAAAAATGGAAACTGGATGATTAAGGTAATCTTTGATATTTAA